The following are encoded in a window of Plasmodium cynomolgi strain B DNA, chromosome 4, whole genome shotgun sequence genomic DNA:
- a CDS encoding RING zinc finger protein (putative), which yields MGIIGSSLASNIEDDFRTDHHPRSISFNSSIINRTDNEHLYDLISQGPNINIQRTSVVRNSVNLRRKTLKIINHGNNVYLINFIFDALYDVEISIYFCCKEEFAENREAFYTPTKYPTVTNIYPKDINQIYMSSPSDAINLNVFDVNDLKCKPSYEYIIPILIVLRALGAPIPQAQYNFAYLQEDEVKDGVHCADKYKLVLYKQKIQFGNRYFEVQEIFGIEKSKAPQPDAVSSFLSGRECVICLTEERDTAILPCRHMCLCNVCANVVRMQNTKCPICRQDVRGLLQINIDNKRDTMPEGRSSM from the exons ATGGGGATAATTGGCTCTTCATTAGCTAGCAACATAGAAGATGACTTTCGCACGGATCATCAT CCCCGATCGATTTCGTTCAACTCGTCCATAATCAAC AGAACCGATAATGAGCACCTGTACGATCTAATCTCTCAAGGACCCAACATAAATATCCAAAGGACGTCGGTTGTGAGGAACTCCGTGAACCTGCGTCGAAAGACATTGAAAATTATCAACCATGGGAACAATGTCTACCTGATCAACTTCATTTTTGACGCCTTGTACGATGTGGAGatatctatatatttttgttgcaAGGAGGAGTTTGCGGAAAACCGGGAGGCGTT CTACACGCCCACGAAGTACCCCACAGTGACCAACATATACCCGAAAGATATAAACCAGATTTACATGAGCAGCCCGAGTGACGCCATCAATTTGAACGTCTTCGATGTGAATGATCTGAAATGCAAGCCCAGTTACGAGTACATcatccccattttgattGTGCTAAGAGCACTTGGCGCGCCCATTCCACAGGCTCAATACAACTTTGCTTACTTGCAGGAGGACGAAGTGAAGGACGGCGTCCACTGCGCAGACAAGTACAAACTTGTGCTTTATAAACAGAAGATTCAGTTTGGCAATCGGTACTTCGAGGTGCAGGAGATTTTCGGCATCGAGAAGTCCAAGGCGCCACAACCTGACGCCGTGAGCAGCTTCTTGTCCGGCAG AGAGTGCGTGATATGCCTGACGGAGGAGAGGGACACCGCCATACTGCCCTGCAGACACATGTGCCTGTGCAACGTG TGCGCAAACGTAGTCAGAATGCAAAACACGAAGTGCCCCATTTGCCGACAAG ACGTCCGCGGTCTGTTGCAAATCAACATAGACAACAAGCGGGACACCATGCCAgaggggaggagcagcatGTGA